In a genomic window of Croceibacterium sp. TMG7-5b_MA50:
- the dxs gene encoding 1-deoxy-D-xylulose-5-phosphate synthase, with protein MNVPSTPLLDQVNYPADLRALDPRQLRTLADELRTEMIDAVGSTGGHLGSGLGVVELTVAIHYVFNTPTDRLIWDVGHQAYPHKIITGRRDRIRTLRQGGGLSGFTKRSESEYDPFGAAHSSTSISAGLGFAIANKLTGSAGKAIAVIGDGAMSAGMAYEAMNNAEAAGNRLVVILNDNDMSIAPPVGGLSGYLARLVSGGKFLGLRDLAKKLARKLPQPLHRAAKLTDEYARGMAMGGTLFEELGFYYVGPIDGHDLDQLIPVLENVRDAAEGPCLVHVVTQKGKGYAPAESAADKYHGVQKFDVITGEQKKSAGGPPAYQNVFGETLAKLADTDSRICAITAAMPGGTGVDKFGTQHPERTFDVGIAEQHAVTFAAGLAAQGMRPFCAIYSTFLQRAFDQVVHDVAIQNLPVRFAIDRAGLVGADGATHAGSFDVTYLATLPNMVVMAAADEAELVHMTYTAALHDDGPIAFRYPRGNGIGVPLPTTPERLEIGKGRIVRQGSKIAILSLGTRLAEALKAADQLEAKGLSTTVADLRFAKPLDTDLIRKLMATHEVVITVEEGAIGGLGAHVLTLASDLGLTDAGLKIRTMRLPDVFQDHDAPDRQYDAAGLNAPQIVDTALSALRHNSAGVEEARA; from the coding sequence ATGAACGTTCCTTCAACTCCCCTGCTCGATCAGGTCAATTACCCTGCAGACCTGCGCGCGCTGGACCCGCGCCAGCTGCGCACGCTGGCGGATGAGCTGCGGACCGAGATGATCGACGCGGTCGGTTCGACCGGGGGCCACCTCGGCTCCGGCCTCGGCGTGGTCGAGCTGACCGTCGCCATCCATTATGTGTTCAACACGCCGACCGACCGGCTGATCTGGGATGTCGGCCATCAGGCCTATCCCCACAAGATCATCACCGGGCGGCGCGATCGCATCCGCACCCTGCGCCAGGGCGGTGGCCTCAGCGGCTTCACCAAGCGCAGCGAGAGCGAGTACGACCCGTTCGGCGCGGCGCACTCCTCCACCTCGATCTCCGCGGGCCTTGGCTTCGCCATCGCCAACAAGCTGACCGGCTCCGCCGGGAAGGCAATCGCCGTCATCGGCGACGGCGCGATGAGCGCGGGGATGGCGTATGAAGCGATGAACAATGCTGAGGCTGCCGGCAACCGGCTGGTGGTCATCCTGAACGACAACGACATGTCGATCGCTCCGCCCGTGGGTGGGCTGTCGGGCTACCTCGCCCGGCTGGTCAGCGGCGGCAAGTTCCTGGGCCTGCGCGACCTCGCCAAGAAGCTGGCGCGCAAGCTGCCCCAGCCGCTGCACCGCGCAGCCAAGCTGACGGACGAATATGCCCGCGGCATGGCGATGGGCGGCACGTTGTTCGAGGAACTGGGCTTCTACTATGTCGGCCCGATCGACGGGCATGATCTCGACCAGCTGATTCCTGTGCTGGAAAATGTCCGCGACGCGGCGGAGGGCCCATGCCTCGTCCATGTCGTTACGCAGAAGGGCAAGGGTTACGCCCCGGCCGAAAGCGCGGCGGACAAGTACCACGGCGTGCAGAAGTTCGACGTCATCACCGGCGAGCAGAAGAAAAGCGCCGGCGGCCCCCCCGCCTACCAGAACGTGTTCGGCGAAACGCTGGCAAAGCTGGCGGATACGGACAGCCGCATCTGCGCCATCACCGCCGCCATGCCGGGCGGCACGGGCGTGGACAAGTTCGGCACGCAGCATCCCGAACGCACCTTCGACGTCGGCATCGCCGAACAGCACGCCGTGACCTTCGCCGCGGGCCTCGCGGCGCAGGGAATGCGTCCGTTCTGCGCCATCTATTCCACCTTCCTGCAACGCGCCTTCGATCAGGTGGTGCACGACGTGGCGATCCAGAACCTGCCCGTCCGCTTCGCCATCGATCGCGCCGGCCTGGTGGGGGCGGATGGCGCCACTCATGCCGGCAGCTTCGATGTCACCTACCTCGCCACTTTGCCCAACATGGTGGTGATGGCCGCGGCGGACGAGGCGGAGCTGGTCCACATGACCTACACCGCCGCGCTGCATGACGATGGCCCGATCGCCTTCCGCTATCCGCGCGGGAACGGCATCGGCGTGCCCCTGCCCACCACGCCCGAGCGGCTGGAGATCGGCAAGGGTCGCATCGTACGGCAAGGCAGCAAGATCGCGATCCTGTCGCTCGGCACCCGCCTGGCGGAAGCCCTGAAGGCGGCCGACCAGCTCGAGGCCAAGGGCCTGTCGACCACCGTCGCCGATTTGCGCTTCGCCAAGCCGCTCGACACTGACCTGATCCGCAAGCTGATGGCCACGCACGAAGTGGTCATCACCGTGGAGGAAGGTGCCATCGGCGGCCTCGGCGCCCACGTCCTGACGCTGGCCAGCGACCTGGGACTGACCGACGCGGGCCTAAAGATCCGCACCATGCGCCTGCCCGACGTGTTCCAGGACCATGACGCGCCGGACAGGCAGTATGACGCGGCCGGCCTCAACGCCCCGCAGATCGTCGACACGGCGCTGTCAGCTCTCCGCCATAACAGCGCCGGGGTGGAGGAAGCGCGGGCTTAA
- a CDS encoding 5-(carboxyamino)imidazole ribonucleotide synthase — protein sequence MTIAPVVPGSTIGILGGGQLGRMLALAAAQLGYRCHVYAPPGDNVAADVCAAMTEAAWDDEDALTRFAAVCDVVTYEFENVPVEPLGLLPRDKLAPGLAALEVAQDRLREKDFVEGLGGRPAPYCPVDDHDDLRVGINAIGLPGILKTRREGYDGKGQWRLETAADVAALDLSDGGYIYEGLVRFEAEFSVILVRGRDGSVRFWDSTRNIHQGGILATSTLPAGALVESQVAEARALAVQIARQLDYVGVLTCEFFAGASGPVFNEMAPRVHNSGHWTIEGAVTSQFANHIRAICGLPLGDTATRALPVTMRNLLGDDVADPFALLTDDAAQLHLYGKADARDGRKMGHLTRIG from the coding sequence GTGACGATCGCACCGGTCGTGCCCGGTTCCACCATCGGCATCCTTGGCGGTGGCCAGCTCGGCCGCATGCTGGCGCTCGCGGCCGCGCAGCTCGGCTATCGCTGCCATGTCTACGCCCCACCCGGTGACAATGTGGCGGCCGACGTCTGCGCCGCGATGACCGAGGCGGCGTGGGATGACGAGGATGCGCTGACCCGGTTCGCCGCCGTGTGCGACGTCGTCACCTACGAATTCGAGAATGTGCCGGTCGAACCGCTCGGCCTGCTGCCGCGCGACAAGCTCGCCCCGGGCCTTGCCGCTTTGGAAGTGGCGCAGGATCGCCTGCGCGAGAAGGATTTCGTGGAAGGCCTGGGCGGCCGCCCTGCCCCCTATTGCCCGGTGGACGATCACGACGATCTGCGCGTCGGCATCAATGCCATCGGCCTGCCCGGTATCCTGAAGACCCGGCGCGAGGGGTATGACGGCAAGGGGCAGTGGCGGCTGGAAACGGCCGCCGATGTCGCCGCGCTCGACCTTTCCGACGGTGGCTACATCTACGAGGGGCTCGTGCGCTTCGAGGCCGAGTTCTCCGTCATCCTGGTGCGCGGGCGCGACGGGTCGGTGCGGTTTTGGGATTCGACCCGCAACATCCACCAGGGCGGCATCCTCGCCACCTCCACCCTGCCCGCCGGCGCACTGGTGGAGTCCCAGGTGGCAGAGGCGCGCGCCCTTGCGGTGCAGATCGCCCGGCAGCTCGATTATGTCGGCGTGCTGACCTGCGAGTTCTTTGCGGGTGCAAGCGGGCCGGTGTTCAACGAGATGGCCCCCCGGGTCCACAATTCCGGGCACTGGACGATCGAGGGTGCGGTCACCAGCCAGTTCGCCAACCACATCCGCGCGATCTGCGGCCTCCCGCTGGGCGACACCGCCACCCGTGCGCTGCCCGTGACCATGCGCAACCTGCTGGGCGACGATGTCGCCGATCCGTTCGCCTTGCTGACGGACGATGCGGCGCAGCTGCACCTCTATGGCAAGGCCGATGCGCGCGACGGGCGCAAGATGGGGCACCTGACGCGCATCGGCTGA
- a CDS encoding dihydrofolate reductase, protein MADRQIIFVVARASDGTIALAGDVPWRIPADLRRFRRLTTGLPMVMGRKTFDSLPGLLPGRRHIVITRQPDWQAEGAEVAHDVAGALALCGEGDVMVIGGAEIFALFEPLATRLEITEVEEDTGGEVRMPPPGPYWMEVGREAHPAADGWPPYAFVTYQRRP, encoded by the coding sequence ATGGCGGACCGGCAGATCATCTTCGTGGTGGCGCGCGCCAGCGACGGCACCATCGCGCTTGCCGGCGACGTGCCATGGCGCATCCCGGCCGATCTACGCCGGTTTCGCCGGCTGACCACCGGCCTGCCAATGGTGATGGGGCGCAAGACCTTCGACAGCCTGCCAGGTCTGCTGCCCGGGCGGCGCCACATAGTCATCACCCGGCAGCCCGACTGGCAGGCGGAAGGCGCGGAGGTCGCGCATGATGTCGCCGGCGCGCTGGCGCTGTGCGGTGAAGGGGACGTTATGGTGATCGGCGGCGCGGAGATCTTCGCCCTGTTCGAACCCCTCGCCACTCGGCTGGAAATCACGGAAGTGGAGGAGGACACCGGTGGGGAGGTGCGCATGCCCCCGCCCGGCCCCTACTGGATGGAGGTGGGGCGGGAGGCGCATCCCGCCGCCGATGGCTGGCCCCCATACGCCTTCGTCACCTACCAGCGCCGCCCATGA
- the purE gene encoding 5-(carboxyamino)imidazole ribonucleotide mutase translates to MATSPSATPVAIVMGSQSDWATMRHAADVLDALGVGHEARIISAHRTPDRLHEFGKSAHEQGFRVIVAGAGGAAHLPGMVAALTHLPVLGVPVQSRTLSGLDSLLSIVQMPAGIPTGTLAIGQAGATNAGLLATSILALGDEALAQRLIAWRTAQSEAVADHPVDETAA, encoded by the coding sequence ATGGCGACCTCGCCCTCCGCCACGCCTGTCGCAATCGTGATGGGCAGCCAGTCCGATTGGGCGACCATGCGCCACGCGGCCGATGTGCTAGATGCGCTGGGTGTGGGGCACGAGGCGCGGATCATCTCCGCCCACCGCACGCCCGATCGACTGCACGAGTTCGGCAAGAGTGCGCACGAGCAAGGCTTCCGCGTGATCGTGGCCGGCGCGGGCGGCGCGGCGCACCTGCCGGGCATGGTCGCGGCGCTGACGCATTTGCCGGTGCTGGGTGTGCCTGTGCAGTCGCGCACCCTCAGCGGGCTCGATAGTCTGCTGTCGATCGTACAGATGCCCGCCGGCATCCCTACCGGCACGCTGGCGATCGGGCAGGCGGGCGCAACCAATGCGGGCCTCCTCGCCACCTCCATCCTGGCGCTGGGTGACGAGGCGCTGGCACAGCGGCTGATCGCCTGGCGCACGGCGCAGAGCGAGGCTGTCGCCGACCACCCGGTGGACGAGACCGCCGCGTGA
- a CDS encoding transcriptional repressor, which produces MASHAHTEHSGPGLTAEAEQALTRAGEQWTAMRASVFDTLARQQRPVSAYDIAEEVGKARGKRVAANSIYRILDLFVRTNLANRIESANAFVANTHPGCRHDCIYLICDDCGAATHLDDDRLTGALREAGTKAGFADVRPVVELRGLCASCAG; this is translated from the coding sequence ATGGCAAGTCATGCGCACACCGAACATAGCGGCCCGGGTCTGACGGCCGAGGCGGAGCAGGCGCTTACCCGCGCGGGCGAACAGTGGACCGCCATGCGCGCCAGCGTGTTCGACACCCTCGCCCGGCAGCAGCGCCCCGTCAGCGCCTATGACATCGCGGAGGAGGTCGGGAAGGCGCGCGGCAAGCGGGTCGCGGCGAACTCCATCTACCGTATTCTCGACCTGTTCGTGCGCACCAACCTCGCCAACCGGATCGAGAGCGCCAATGCCTTCGTCGCCAACACCCATCCGGGCTGCCGGCACGACTGCATCTACCTGATCTGCGATGATTGCGGTGCCGCCACCCATCTCGACGACGACCGACTGACCGGCGCGCTGCGCGAGGCCGGGACCAAGGCCGGGTTCGCCGATGTGCGCCCGGTGGTGGAACTGCGCGGCCTGTGCGCATCCTGCGCAGGTTGA
- the pdxH gene encoding pyridoxamine 5'-phosphate oxidase, with the protein MTEPQDAIPDTDPFALFAEWFALAEAAELNDPNAMALATATPDGCPSVRMVLLKGQDADGFVFYTNAESRKGQEIADNPHAALLFHWKSLRRQIRVEGVLEEVTREEADAYFASRGRASQLGSAASDQSRPLEDRQVYLDRVAALEHALGDAPVPRPPHWTGFRLAPARMEFWQDRTARLHERRQFTRLADGSWTSTLLYP; encoded by the coding sequence ATGACCGAACCGCAAGACGCCATCCCCGATACCGATCCTTTTGCCCTGTTCGCCGAATGGTTCGCGCTGGCAGAGGCGGCGGAACTTAACGACCCCAACGCCATGGCACTCGCCACCGCCACGCCGGACGGGTGCCCGTCCGTCCGCATGGTACTGCTGAAGGGGCAGGATGCGGACGGCTTCGTGTTCTACACCAACGCCGAAAGCCGCAAGGGGCAGGAGATCGCCGACAATCCCCACGCCGCGCTGCTGTTTCACTGGAAATCGCTGCGCCGGCAGATCCGCGTTGAAGGCGTGCTGGAGGAGGTGACGCGGGAGGAGGCCGACGCCTATTTTGCCTCCCGCGGCCGTGCATCGCAACTGGGCAGCGCCGCGTCCGACCAGTCGCGCCCGCTGGAGGATCGGCAGGTCTACCTCGACCGTGTCGCCGCGCTGGAACATGCGCTCGGTGATGCGCCCGTGCCCCGGCCGCCTCACTGGACCGGCTTCCGCCTGGCACCCGCACGGATGGAGTTCTGGCAGGATCGCACCGCCCGCCTGCACGAACGGCGACAATTCACCCGGCTTGCGGACGGCAGCTGGACCAGCACGCTGCTCTACCCATGA
- a CDS encoding J domain-containing protein: MAADPYSTLGVSRSASEAEIKSAYRKLAKELHPDRNADNPSAAQRFSEVTRAYDLLSDKDQRARFDRGEIDADGNPAMPFGAGGGGFGGGFPGGGGSRTRGFEGFAGQEADLGDIFEGLFGQRGGPAGFGGMGGGAGRRAPQRGANVNYRLAVPFTDAATLEPQRITLGDGATIDLKLPAGVEDGTQLRLKGKGEAGPGGPGDATVTIEVQPHAFFVRDGDNVRLDLPVTLDEAVRGAKVKVPTVDGPVMLTVAPGSGGGKVLRLKGRGFTRKAGGRGDQLVTLNVALPADLADLTERLDGWSDTTPVRARLGV; the protein is encoded by the coding sequence ATGGCAGCTGATCCTTATTCCACCCTTGGCGTATCCCGTTCGGCCAGCGAGGCGGAGATAAAGTCCGCCTACCGCAAGCTGGCGAAGGAACTGCACCCCGACCGCAACGCGGACAATCCCAGCGCGGCGCAGCGCTTCAGCGAGGTGACGCGCGCCTATGACCTGCTGTCCGACAAGGACCAGCGCGCCCGGTTCGACCGGGGCGAGATCGACGCGGACGGCAATCCGGCCATGCCGTTCGGTGCCGGTGGCGGCGGGTTCGGCGGCGGCTTCCCAGGCGGCGGCGGATCGCGGACGCGCGGCTTCGAAGGGTTCGCCGGGCAGGAAGCTGACCTCGGCGACATTTTCGAAGGGCTGTTCGGCCAGCGGGGCGGGCCGGCCGGCTTCGGCGGCATGGGTGGCGGCGCCGGCCGGCGCGCGCCGCAGCGCGGAGCCAACGTCAATTATCGCCTGGCCGTGCCGTTCACCGATGCGGCCACTCTGGAGCCGCAGCGCATCACGCTGGGCGATGGGGCAACCATCGATCTGAAGCTGCCTGCCGGTGTCGAGGACGGTACGCAGTTGCGGTTGAAGGGCAAGGGCGAGGCCGGTCCTGGTGGCCCCGGCGATGCGACCGTGACGATCGAGGTGCAGCCGCACGCCTTCTTCGTGCGCGATGGCGACAATGTCCGGCTGGACCTGCCGGTGACGTTGGACGAGGCGGTGCGCGGGGCCAAGGTCAAGGTGCCGACGGTTGACGGGCCGGTCATGCTGACGGTCGCGCCGGGTAGCGGCGGGGGCAAGGTGCTGCGCCTGAAAGGACGCGGCTTCACCCGCAAGGCAGGTGGCCGGGGCGACCAGTTGGTGACGCTGAACGTGGCGCTGCCCGCCGACCTGGCCGACCTGACCGAACGCCTGGATGGGTGGAGCGACACCACACCGGTGCGCGCGAGGCTGGGGGTCTGA
- the msrA gene encoding peptide-methionine (S)-S-oxide reductase MsrA yields MTLRPPLLLVAAALAACAPAAAADNVVEAPAATRTAQESGGLKAAYFAGGCFWGVEAVFSHVRGVTSAVSGYHGGNRATANYDRVSSGVTGHAETVRVIYDPAQVRYDELLRIFFSVVADPTLRDRQGPDRGSQYRAALIPVDAEQRAVAAAYLSQMRASGVWQRPIVTEIERPREFFVAEDEHQDFARRNPRHGYIQRWDAPKVTALARLFPGHYRATFRNG; encoded by the coding sequence ATGACCCTGCGTCCGCCTCTGTTGCTCGTGGCCGCGGCGCTTGCCGCGTGTGCGCCCGCGGCTGCGGCGGACAACGTGGTCGAGGCGCCCGCCGCCACCCGCACCGCGCAGGAAAGCGGCGGGCTGAAAGCCGCCTATTTCGCCGGCGGCTGCTTCTGGGGTGTGGAGGCCGTGTTCAGCCATGTGCGCGGCGTGACCAGCGCCGTATCCGGCTATCACGGCGGTAACCGCGCGACTGCCAACTATGACCGTGTGTCGAGCGGCGTTACCGGGCATGCGGAAACCGTGCGCGTCATCTACGATCCGGCGCAGGTTCGGTACGACGAATTGCTGCGGATCTTCTTCTCCGTGGTGGCTGATCCCACCCTGCGCGACCGGCAAGGTCCCGATCGCGGATCGCAATACCGCGCCGCTCTGATTCCCGTCGATGCGGAACAGCGCGCCGTTGCCGCCGCCTACCTCTCCCAGATGCGGGCGAGCGGCGTTTGGCAGCGGCCCATCGTTACCGAGATTGAGCGCCCGCGCGAGTTCTTCGTGGCGGAGGATGAGCATCAGGACTTTGCTCGCCGCAATCCCCGGCACGGCTACATCCAGCGGTGGGATGCACCCAAGGTCACAGCGCTCGCCCGCCTGTTCCCCGGCCATTACCGCGCCACCTTCCGCAACGGCTGA
- the infC gene encoding translation initiation factor IF-3 has translation MLAPPVKSGPRFDHFIQADKVRVIDDEGENLGVMYTRQAIEQANEIGLNLVEVSPNADPPVCKFLDVGKHRYEAQKKANIARKTQKTQEIKEIKMRPNIDDHDYDVKMRNVNKFIENGDKVKVTLRFRGREMAHQHLGMDLLKRVQDDVVEVAKVEAYPRLEGRQMLMVLSPK, from the coding sequence ATGCTGGCGCCCCCGGTCAAGTCCGGCCCCCGCTTCGATCACTTCATCCAGGCCGACAAGGTCCGCGTCATCGATGACGAGGGCGAGAACCTTGGCGTCATGTACACGCGCCAGGCGATCGAGCAGGCGAACGAGATTGGCCTGAACTTGGTCGAAGTATCGCCGAACGCCGATCCGCCGGTCTGCAAGTTCCTGGACGTGGGCAAGCACCGGTACGAGGCGCAGAAGAAGGCGAACATCGCCCGCAAGACGCAGAAGACGCAGGAGATCAAGGAGATCAAGATGCGTCCGAACATCGATGACCACGATTACGACGTGAAGATGCGTAACGTGAACAAGTTTATCGAGAACGGCGACAAGGTGAAGGTGACCCTGCGTTTTCGCGGCCGCGAGATGGCGCACCAGCACCTGGGCATGGACCTGCTGAAGCGGGTGCAGGACGACGTGGTGGAAGTCGCCAAGGTGGAGGCATACCCCCGCCTTGAAGGCCGCCAGATGCTGATGGTGCTGTCGCCCAAGTAA
- a CDS encoding PhzF family phenazine biosynthesis protein has protein sequence MTATAPYWHIDAFAARPFAGNQAAVIELAEWLPDSVLQQIAAENMFSETAFLLRDASEVADWELRWFTPEYEIRLCGHATLASGHALLGRDGGTRVTFRTRRAGMLEVRVDGDGYCVALPAIPVQRTDWPEGAGPLGTKPQEVWRHPAGYNVFLFAGEEEVRTLAPDMAGLARLGPDHQFICTAVGSATDVVSRVFVPGAGIPEDPVTGSAHAVLAGFWAPRLGRDSFTAHQASERGGDIACRLDGNRVWLTGQCVTIVEGQFRLP, from the coding sequence ATGACCGCGACCGCTCCCTACTGGCACATCGATGCCTTCGCCGCCCGTCCCTTTGCCGGCAACCAGGCCGCCGTGATCGAGCTTGCCGAATGGCTGCCTGATTCCGTGCTGCAGCAGATCGCGGCGGAAAACATGTTCTCCGAAACGGCCTTCCTGCTGCGTGACGCCAGCGAGGTCGCCGACTGGGAACTGCGCTGGTTCACGCCCGAGTACGAAATCCGCCTGTGCGGCCATGCGACACTCGCCAGCGGGCACGCGCTGCTGGGTCGCGATGGCGGCACCCGCGTGACCTTCCGCACCCGCCGGGCCGGTATGCTGGAGGTACGGGTGGACGGTGACGGCTATTGCGTGGCGCTGCCAGCCATTCCGGTGCAGCGCACGGACTGGCCTGAAGGTGCCGGCCCGCTCGGCACCAAGCCGCAGGAGGTGTGGCGCCACCCCGCCGGGTACAACGTCTTCCTGTTTGCTGGAGAGGAGGAGGTACGCACGCTGGCGCCAGACATGGCTGGGCTCGCTCGCCTAGGGCCGGACCACCAGTTCATCTGCACCGCCGTCGGCAGCGCCACCGATGTGGTCAGCCGAGTGTTCGTGCCAGGTGCCGGCATCCCGGAAGATCCCGTCACCGGCAGCGCGCATGCCGTGCTGGCGGGTTTCTGGGCACCGCGCCTCGGCCGCGACAGCTTCACCGCGCATCAGGCATCTGAACGCGGAGGGGATATCGCCTGCCGGCTCGATGGAAACCGCGTGTGGCTGACCGGACAATGCGTCACGATCGTGGAGGGGCAGTTCCGCCTGCCCTGA
- a CDS encoding TSUP family transporter translates to MDLAAEAFALLVAVAFVAGTIDAMAGGGGLLTIPAMLAAGLPPVAALGTGKLMSTLGTGSAVWAYARAGQIDLKAFAGPVAAAFTGSALGAVAVQHVDPSFLGALVPVLLIAMALYFWLAPPMGTLDRHARLGRVGLSAVCGLIGFYDGFFGPGTGSFLTLALVALGGLGLVRAIANTKLINLATNVSALVAMIAGGHVLWPLGLAMAAANVAGNQLGAFLAIRFGGRGVRPLLVVLSLALTVRLLADPANPLRQLVSNWAGFSY, encoded by the coding sequence ATGGACCTCGCCGCCGAAGCTTTCGCGCTACTGGTCGCGGTCGCCTTCGTCGCGGGCACGATTGATGCCATGGCCGGCGGCGGCGGATTGCTGACCATTCCGGCGATGCTGGCCGCCGGCCTGCCGCCGGTCGCGGCGCTGGGCACGGGCAAGCTGATGAGCACGCTCGGCACCGGGTCCGCCGTCTGGGCCTATGCCCGCGCCGGGCAGATCGACCTCAAAGCGTTCGCAGGCCCGGTCGCGGCCGCCTTCACCGGCAGCGCGCTGGGCGCGGTGGCGGTGCAGCATGTCGATCCCAGCTTCCTTGGCGCACTGGTACCGGTGCTGCTGATCGCCATGGCGCTGTATTTCTGGCTGGCCCCGCCGATGGGCACACTGGATCGCCACGCCCGATTGGGCCGGGTCGGCCTTTCGGCTGTCTGCGGGTTAATCGGCTTCTATGACGGGTTCTTCGGCCCCGGCACCGGATCGTTCCTGACGCTGGCGCTGGTGGCGCTGGGTGGCCTGGGGCTGGTGCGCGCCATTGCCAATACGAAGCTCATCAACCTTGCCACGAACGTATCCGCCCTTGTGGCGATGATCGCCGGCGGCCATGTGCTGTGGCCGCTGGGACTGGCGATGGCGGCGGCCAATGTGGCGGGCAACCAATTGGGTGCATTCCTGGCGATCCGCTTCGGCGGTCGCGGGGTGCGTCCCTTGCTGGTGGTGCTCAGCCTGGCGCTCACTGTTCGCCTGCTGGCCGACCCGGCCAATCCGCTGCGCCAGCTGGTCTCCAATTGGGCAGGTTTTTCGTACTAA
- the gpmA gene encoding 2,3-diphosphoglycerate-dependent phosphoglycerate mutase yields the protein MPTLILVRHGQSQWNLENRFTGWWDVDLTDQGEAEAIAAGKLLAERGILPTIAFTSVQLRAIRTLHLALEACGRLWIPEIKDWRLNERHYGGLTGLNKAETAAKHGEEQVHVWRRSFDVPPPVLEAGGDFDLAGDPRYAGLDVPATESLKLTIERVLPYWESAIVPQLQAGETVIISAHGNSLRALVKHLSNISDEEITGLEIPTGQPIIYQFDDAMQPGERRYLKDI from the coding sequence ATGCCCACGCTGATCCTTGTCCGCCACGGCCAGAGCCAGTGGAACCTGGAGAACCGCTTCACCGGCTGGTGGGACGTGGACCTGACCGATCAGGGCGAGGCCGAGGCGATCGCTGCGGGCAAGCTGCTGGCCGAACGCGGCATCCTGCCGACGATCGCCTTCACCTCCGTCCAGCTGCGCGCGATCAGGACGCTGCACCTGGCGCTTGAGGCATGCGGCCGGCTGTGGATCCCTGAGATCAAGGACTGGCGCCTGAACGAGCGGCACTATGGCGGGCTGACCGGCCTCAACAAGGCGGAAACCGCGGCGAAGCATGGTGAGGAGCAGGTGCATGTCTGGCGCCGCAGCTTCGACGTGCCGCCTCCGGTGCTGGAGGCTGGCGGCGATTTCGACCTTGCCGGTGACCCCCGCTATGCCGGGCTGGACGTGCCCGCGACGGAAAGCCTGAAGCTCACCATCGAGCGGGTGCTGCCCTATTGGGAAAGCGCCATCGTGCCGCAATTGCAGGCGGGCGAGACGGTCATCATCAGCGCGCATGGCAACTCGCTGCGCGCTCTGGTCAAGCACCTGTCGAACATCTCCGACGAGGAGATCACCGGGCTGGAGATCCCCACCGGGCAGCCGATCATCTACCAGTTCGACGATGCGATGCAGCCGGGTGAGCGGCGGTACCTGAAGGATATCTGA
- a CDS encoding bifunctional riboflavin kinase/FAD synthetase has product MIRLTHRDPVPDGLRGAIVALGNFDGFHLGHQRVVAEAVTWARSEGRPAIVATFDPHPVRHFAPHVPPFRLTTLDQRQELFAAAWADAMLVFAFDAELATMSAESFVADLLAARIGAAGVVTGQDFTFGRGRGGSTATLAGEGAGCGIRARAIAPVTAAGLTVSSSRIRDALKAGECEVAAALLTRPFAVRARVQHGDKRGRTIGYPTANMDMGTYLRPRYGIYAVTVRDLAGRGMWQGAANLGVRPQFEPPVELLEAYLFDFAGDLYDRELEVALHHFLRPEAKFDSLAALTAQMDADCARARTLLSAR; this is encoded by the coding sequence ATGATCCGCCTGACCCACCGCGACCCGGTACCGGACGGCCTGCGGGGCGCGATCGTCGCGCTCGGCAATTTTGACGGCTTCCACCTCGGCCATCAGCGCGTCGTGGCGGAGGCGGTAACATGGGCCCGCAGCGAGGGCCGTCCGGCGATCGTCGCCACCTTCGATCCGCATCCAGTGCGCCATTTCGCCCCCCATGTGCCGCCGTTCCGCCTGACCACGCTGGACCAGCGGCAGGAACTGTTCGCCGCCGCCTGGGCGGACGCCATGCTGGTGTTCGCTTTCGATGCGGAGCTTGCCACCATGTCGGCCGAGAGCTTCGTCGCCGACCTGCTGGCCGCCCGCATCGGTGCCGCAGGCGTGGTGACCGGGCAGGACTTCACCTTTGGACGGGGTCGCGGCGGCAGCACCGCCACTCTGGCGGGCGAAGGCGCCGGCTGCGGCATTCGCGCCCGCGCGATCGCGCCGGTCACCGCCGCCGGGCTCACCGTCAGTTCCAGCCGCATCCGCGATGCGCTGAAGGCGGGCGAGTGCGAGGTGGCAGCGGCGTTGCTGACCCGCCCCTTCGCCGTGCGCGCCCGCGTGCAGCATGGCGACAAGCGCGGGCGCACCATCGGCTATCCCACCGCCAACATGGACATGGGCACCTATCTGCGCCCCCGGTACGGCATCTATGCCGTGACCGTGCGCGACCTCGCCGGCAGAGGCATGTGGCAGGGCGCGGCGAATCTGGGCGTGCGCCCCCAGTTCGAACCGCCGGTCGAACTGCTGGAGGCATACCTGTTCGACTTTGCCGGCGACCTCTACGATCGGGAGCTTGAGGTCGCCCTGCACCACTTCCTGCGGCCGGAGGCGAAGTTCGATTCGCTGGCCGCGCTGACCGCGCAGATGGATGCCGACTGCGCGCGCGCCCGCACGTTGCTGTCCGCCCGATAG